A DNA window from Daucus carota subsp. sativus chromosome 3, DH1 v3.0, whole genome shotgun sequence contains the following coding sequences:
- the LOC108213801 gene encoding uncharacterized protein LOC108213801: MGRKRELSELNKWFVWLRRQPTRVKIIIGLTFMISTLVVLNMFIEDHNHFFIASETIHAAGILVLIYKLNTKKNCSGLSLKTQELTAIFTAVRLGCSFFMEGDIHTLLDSITLVFTMWVIYMMRFKLQSTYMAELDNFPHAYVLLPCVVLSILVHPYTNHYLFSRILWAFWVYLESISVLPQLLMMQKIRVLEPFTTHYVFALGIAQFMGSAHWMISVYDTAGKYLYLLGSGYFWLPMVLLTEIVQTFILADFCYYYVKSVWNGHLLVSLPRPRV; this comes from the exons ATGGGGAGAAAGAGGGAATTATCTGAGTTGAATAAATGGTTTGTATGGCTGAGAAGGCAGCCGACGAGGGTGAAAATAATTATAGGATTAACTTTTATGATTTCCACATTGGTGGTGCTTAATATGTTCATCGAGGATCATAATCACTTCTTTATCGCCTCTGAAACGATTCATGCTGCTGGTATTCTGGTTTTGATTTACAAGCTCAACACGAAAAAAAATTGCTCAGGCCTGTCACTGAAGACTCAGGAGCTTACCGCGATTTTCACAGCTGTACGATTGGGTTGTAGTTTTTTCATGGAAGGCGACATTCACACCCTTCTTGATTCGATAACACTTGTTTTCACAATGTGGGTTATTTACATGATGAGGTTTAAGCTGCAGTCTACTTACATGGCTGAGCTAGACAACTTCCCCCATGCCTATGTG TTGTTGCCTTGTGTTGTGCTAAGCATACTTGTGCATCCGTATACAAATCATTACCTATTTAGTCGAATTCTGTGGGCTTTCTGGGTGTACCTCGAGTCTATTTCCGTGCTGCCACAGCTTCTGATGATGCAAAAAATAAGG GTGCTTGAACCATTTACTACCCATTACGTGTTTGCACTAGGCATTGCTCAATTTATGGGATCCGCCCATTGGATGATCTCG GTTTATGATACTGCCGGAAAGTATCTGTACTTGCTGGGAAGCGGATATTTTTGGCTTCCGATGGTCCTGCTAACCGAAATTGTTCAAACTTTCATCTTGGCGGACTTTTGTTATTACTACGTAAAAAG TGTTTGGAATGGGCATCTTCTAGTCAGCCTGCCTCGTCCTCGTGTTTga